One genomic segment of Gadus chalcogrammus isolate NIFS_2021 chromosome 3, NIFS_Gcha_1.0, whole genome shotgun sequence includes these proteins:
- the spcs3 gene encoding signal peptidase complex subunit 3, translating to MNTALSRANSLFAFSLSVMAALTFGCFITTAFKDRRVPVNVHVSRVMLKNVDDFTGPRERSDLGFINFDLSANLQPIFDWNVKQLFLYLSAEYATKSNSLNQVVLWDKIVLRGENSNLVLRDMKSKYFFFDDGNGLRANKNITLTLSWNVVPNAGILPLVSGTGFVSLPFPETYETTKSY from the exons ATGAATACTGCTTTGTCGAGGGCCAATTCCCTGTTCGCCTTCTCCCTGAGCGTGATGGCTGCGCTCACCTTCGGCTGCTTCATCACAACAGCCTTCAAAGACAGGCGGGTTCCCGTGAACGTCCACGTCTCCAGAGTTATGCT TAAGAATGTTGATGACTTCACCGGTCCCAGAGAGCGTAGTGACCTAGGTTTCATCAACTTCGACCTCTCTGCAAAT TTGCAGCCAATTTTCGATTGGAATGTCAAGCAGCTCTTTCTTTATCTTTCTGCAGAGTACGCTACTAAGAGTAAT tCTCTCAACCAGGTAGTGCTGTGGGACAAGATTGTCCTTCGAGGTGAAAACTCCAATTTGGTCCTCCGAGACATGAAGTCCAAATACTTCTTCTTCGATGATGGTAATGGACTAAG GGCTAACAAGAACATCACTCTGACCTTGTCTTGGAATGTAGTTCCCAACGCTGGAATACTCCCATTGGTATCTGGGACTGGCTTTGTCAGTCTCCCCTTCCCAGAAACCTATGAGACCACCAAGAGTTACTAA